From a region of the Gemmatimonadota bacterium genome:
- a CDS encoding enoyl-CoA hydratase/isomerase family protein yields MGERPVPEHVTDGPERTAATVREESAGRVRKVVLDGPRRHNVLDLEGWWALERVFGKLAAQGTEVGCVLLSGAGGRAFSAGSDIRAFERQRKEMADVRAYSDAIAGGLAAVRNCPHPVLAVVEGLCVGGGLEIAACCDIRICGESSRFGAPVNRLGLTMAHAELRPLVELMGRAWTSHILLTGDLIGAEEARAMGLVTAVCPDAEVAGCGLALAERISAGAPLVNRWHKRFIDQVAGKVELSAEELDEPLEAFATRDHAEGRAAFVEKRKPEFTGA; encoded by the coding sequence ATGGGTGAGCGACCGGTGCCCGAGCACGTGACCGACGGACCCGAGCGCACCGCCGCGACCGTTCGAGAGGAGTCCGCGGGGCGGGTTCGGAAGGTGGTGCTCGACGGTCCTCGGCGTCATAACGTTCTCGACCTCGAAGGCTGGTGGGCGTTGGAGCGCGTATTCGGGAAACTGGCGGCTCAGGGGACCGAGGTCGGCTGCGTCCTCCTCTCGGGAGCGGGCGGACGCGCGTTCTCGGCGGGCTCCGACATCCGGGCCTTCGAGCGCCAGCGCAAGGAGATGGCGGATGTGCGCGCCTACTCGGACGCGATCGCGGGCGGGCTCGCGGCGGTGCGGAACTGCCCGCATCCCGTGCTCGCCGTCGTGGAGGGGCTCTGCGTGGGAGGAGGGCTCGAAATCGCCGCCTGTTGCGACATCCGCATATGCGGTGAGTCGAGTCGTTTCGGGGCGCCCGTCAACCGCCTCGGGCTCACCATGGCTCACGCCGAGCTGCGGCCGTTGGTGGAGCTGATGGGCCGGGCCTGGACGTCGCACATCCTGCTCACGGGCGATCTGATCGGGGCGGAGGAGGCCCGTGCGATGGGCCTAGTGACGGCGGTATGTCCGGACGCCGAGGTGGCTGGGTGCGGCCTGGCCCTCGCCGAACGCATATCCGCCGGCGCCCCGCTGGTGAATCGCTGGCACAAGCGCTTCATCGATCAGGTGGCCGGCAAGGTCGAGCTGAGCGCCGAGGAGCTGGACGAACCGCTCGAGGCGTTCGCGACCAGGGACCACGCGGAAGGGCGAGCGGCCTTCGTCGAGAAGCGGAAGCCGGAGTTCACCGGTGCGTAG
- a CDS encoding CoA transferase, with product MAGPVCGLMLADLGAEVVKVERLPDGDATRGFVPPTVNGESAAFMMLNRGKRGVALDLQGNAGRKAFLRIVGNSDVLVENFRPGTMERMGYGWEELSARWPRLVYCQISGFGRTGPLAPLGGFDLIAQGYAGLMSITGEGSGRPPVKVGGPVTDITAGALAALGAVSALFQRRETGRGRRVDTSLFEAGIIHTYWQSAIALGSDSAPGPLGSAHPLTAPYQAFRSSDGWINIGASNQKTWRRLVETLGVPELAEDRRFKTNERRMENLEELIDLLSPIVRERSSEHWLGALATVGVPAGPVATIPEMLANEQTEARMLVETEHSVAGRVKGIGCPIKFSGADEGRTRRPAPRLGEHTREVLAEVGMTEAEIDEVVGQSATKRARAPRAL from the coding sequence ATGGCCGGCCCGGTGTGCGGGCTGATGCTCGCGGATCTCGGGGCCGAGGTGGTCAAGGTCGAGCGGCTTCCGGACGGAGACGCGACCCGGGGCTTCGTGCCCCCGACCGTCAACGGCGAGTCCGCGGCGTTCATGATGCTCAACCGCGGCAAGCGCGGCGTTGCGCTGGATCTGCAAGGGAATGCGGGCCGGAAGGCGTTCCTGCGCATCGTCGGGAACTCGGATGTCCTGGTCGAGAATTTCCGCCCCGGCACGATGGAGCGCATGGGGTACGGCTGGGAGGAGCTGTCGGCTCGTTGGCCTCGGCTCGTCTACTGCCAGATAAGCGGATTCGGGCGCACCGGACCGCTGGCGCCCTTGGGCGGGTTCGACCTGATCGCCCAGGGATACGCCGGCCTGATGTCGATAACCGGCGAGGGATCCGGACGACCGCCGGTGAAGGTGGGCGGACCCGTGACCGACATCACGGCCGGGGCGCTGGCGGCGCTGGGAGCGGTATCGGCGCTGTTCCAGCGGCGTGAAACCGGGCGCGGGAGGCGCGTGGACACCTCGCTCTTCGAGGCCGGGATCATCCACACCTACTGGCAGTCGGCGATCGCCCTGGGCAGCGACTCGGCTCCCGGTCCGCTGGGCAGCGCCCACCCGCTAACCGCTCCCTACCAGGCCTTCCGGAGCTCGGACGGCTGGATCAACATCGGAGCCTCGAACCAGAAGACCTGGCGGCGACTCGTGGAGACTCTCGGCGTTCCCGAACTCGCCGAGGACCGGCGTTTCAAGACCAACGAGCGGCGGATGGAGAACCTGGAGGAATTGATCGACCTGCTCTCGCCCATCGTGCGGGAGCGCAGCAGCGAACACTGGCTGGGGGCGTTGGCGACCGTCGGAGTACCCGCCGGCCCGGTAGCCACCATCCCGGAAATGCTGGCGAACGAGCAGACCGAAGCCCGCATGCTCGTCGAGACCGAGCATTCGGTGGCCGGGCGGGTGAAGGGGATCGGCTGCCCGATCAAGTTCTCCGGAGCCGACGAAGGACGTACCCGCCGTCCCGCCCCCCGGCTGGGCGAGCACACCCGGGAGGTCCTGGCCGAGGTCGGGATGACCGAGGCGGAGATCGACGAGGTGGTCGGGCAGTCAGCAACGAAGCGCGCGCGAGCGCCGAGAGCGTTGTAG
- a CDS encoding aminotransferase class I/II-fold pyridoxal phosphate-dependent enzyme, translating to MNRRGFVTTGAAGLVGASTSGALLGTLATPGPARALATQPDETIRLSSNENPLGLSPKAREAAEAALDLGNRYPHAHVPPLREALAAYVGVKDENLVLGAGSTDLLQMTLQAYAGSNVPLVIAQPTFEDVSSYQGPFDYELTPVPLTDALAHDVGRMREIADRRRRPSIVYFCNPNNPTGTITKASEIDAWIADAPETTLFIMDEAYVEYVTDPDFESALKWIDSRPNVVVVRTFSKIFGMAGMRLGYLAAHPDTAERIAEFVAKSNVSIPTLHAGLASLQDDGLVARSQEVNEAAKKIVTDTCRELGLETLPTNTNFLMHRINGDLRTYIGRMRDAGLLVGRPFPPMLGWNRLSFGLPEEQGRWAETIRSFRQKGWV from the coding sequence ATGAACAGACGTGGATTCGTCACCACCGGCGCGGCCGGACTTGTAGGCGCTTCGACCTCCGGCGCCCTTCTCGGCACTCTAGCAACTCCCGGCCCCGCTCGGGCTCTGGCGACGCAGCCGGACGAGACGATCCGCCTCTCCAGCAACGAGAACCCTCTCGGACTCTCGCCGAAGGCCCGCGAAGCGGCCGAGGCCGCACTCGACCTCGGGAACCGCTACCCGCACGCCCACGTGCCGCCGCTAAGGGAGGCGCTGGCGGCGTACGTCGGCGTGAAGGACGAGAACCTGGTCCTCGGGGCGGGCTCGACCGACCTGCTGCAGATGACACTTCAGGCCTACGCCGGCTCCAACGTGCCGCTCGTGATCGCCCAGCCGACCTTCGAGGACGTTTCGAGCTACCAGGGGCCCTTCGACTACGAACTGACCCCAGTCCCGCTGACCGACGCGCTGGCGCACGACGTGGGACGGATGCGCGAGATCGCGGACCGTAGGCGACGCCCGTCGATCGTCTACTTCTGCAACCCGAACAACCCGACGGGAACGATCACGAAGGCCTCCGAGATCGACGCCTGGATCGCGGACGCGCCGGAGACCACGCTCTTCATCATGGACGAGGCGTACGTCGAGTACGTGACCGATCCCGATTTCGAGTCGGCGCTCAAGTGGATCGACAGCCGTCCCAACGTCGTCGTGGTCCGGACCTTCTCAAAGATCTTCGGCATGGCCGGAATGCGGTTGGGCTACCTCGCCGCGCACCCCGACACTGCGGAGAGGATCGCGGAGTTCGTCGCCAAGAGCAACGTGAGCATACCGACGCTCCACGCCGGGCTCGCCTCCCTCCAGGACGACGGCCTGGTGGCTCGCAGCCAGGAGGTGAACGAGGCCGCGAAGAAGATCGTGACCGACACGTGCCGCGAGCTCGGGCTCGAGACGCTCCCGACCAACACGAACTTCCTGATGCACAGGATCAACGGCGACCTCCGTACCTACATCGGGAGGATGAGGGACGCGGGTCTTCTGGTGGGCAGGCCGTTCCCGCCCATGCTCGGATGGAACCGACTCTCGTTCGGTCTGCCGGAGGAGCAGGGTCGTTGGGCCGAGACGATCCGTTCGTTCCGTCAGAAAGGATGGGTCTAG
- a CDS encoding ATP-binding protein, with product MTYHPRIVDGELAERLQATGAVVIEGPRACGKTTTAGQIAASEARLDIDEVARRLASLEPARVLIGDVPRLIDEWQLEPAIWNHVRRAVDDRRLPGQFILTGSAVPADDATRHTGAGRLTRLRMRPLSTFELGHSSGEVSLAGLLDGARAHAGRSVIRLDDLTELICVGGWPVNLGRTTEQALRANRDHLDEIRRLDIANGDGKRRDPMRVGMLLRSLARNVATPAATATLACDTGEGVSAIREHTAADYLRALERIMIVENQPAWPTHLRSRSVLRNKPVRHLADPSLAAAAVRASPARLLRDLDFLGLLFESMVVRDLRVYAQAADAEVFHYREKGGLEVDAIVQANDGRWAAFEVKLGEGRVDEGARNLLRLAERVDVGRMGEPAALGVIASSGYGYTREDGVGVIPVGALGA from the coding sequence ATGACCTATCATCCGAGAATCGTGGACGGTGAGTTGGCGGAGCGCCTGCAGGCCACGGGCGCGGTGGTGATCGAGGGGCCCCGGGCTTGCGGAAAGACCACCACGGCAGGACAGATCGCCGCTAGTGAAGCACGGCTCGACATCGACGAGGTCGCACGCCGCCTGGCCAGTCTCGAGCCTGCCCGCGTCCTGATCGGTGACGTGCCGCGGTTGATTGACGAATGGCAGCTGGAACCGGCGATCTGGAATCATGTGCGCAGGGCGGTGGACGACCGGCGCCTCCCGGGTCAATTCATCCTTACCGGATCCGCGGTGCCCGCAGACGACGCGACCCGGCACACGGGAGCCGGTCGGCTGACCCGGCTTCGCATGCGTCCACTCTCGACCTTCGAGCTGGGTCATTCATCCGGCGAAGTGTCGCTGGCGGGCCTCCTGGACGGTGCGCGTGCCCACGCGGGCAGGTCGGTGATCCGCCTCGACGATCTGACCGAGCTGATCTGTGTCGGCGGCTGGCCGGTCAATCTGGGCCGCACCACCGAACAGGCGCTCCGCGCCAACAGGGACCACCTTGACGAGATCCGTCGCCTGGACATCGCCAACGGGGACGGCAAGAGGAGGGATCCCATGCGCGTGGGCATGCTCCTGCGGTCGCTGGCGCGCAACGTCGCGACCCCGGCCGCAACCGCAACCCTCGCCTGCGACACCGGCGAAGGGGTGTCCGCCATCCGGGAACACACGGCCGCGGACTACCTCAGGGCACTGGAACGGATCATGATCGTGGAAAACCAGCCGGCCTGGCCCACGCACCTGAGATCGAGGTCGGTGCTGCGGAACAAGCCGGTCCGGCACCTCGCGGATCCGTCGCTTGCCGCAGCCGCCGTTCGCGCGTCGCCCGCCCGTCTGCTCCGCGACCTCGACTTCCTGGGGCTTCTCTTCGAGTCGATGGTCGTACGCGATCTGCGGGTCTATGCCCAGGCGGCGGACGCGGAGGTGTTTCACTACCGCGAGAAGGGCGGGCTGGAGGTGGACGCGATCGTGCAGGCCAACGACGGACGGTGGGCAGCGTTTGAGGTGAAGCTGGGTGAGGGAAGGGTGGATGAAGGTGCTCGCAACCTCCTCCGGCTCGCCGAGAGGGTGGATGTGGGGCGGATGGGCGAGCCGGCGGCTCTGGGGGTGATTGCGAGTAGCGGGTATGGGTATACGCGGGAGGATGGGGTAGGGGTGATTCCTGTGGGGGCGTTGGGGGCGTGA
- a CDS encoding DUF933 domain-containing protein — protein sequence MKVGLTGFPGSGKTTVFNAMTGLAVPVGFGGEVHLGTARVSDPRIARLSALYRPKKTTFSEVTFCDIPGEHGSERNGLSPRTLQRLREQDALCLVSGDFSETDESTPVADLTAFHEECLLADLDIASRRLERLRKERGPPLEVGTFERAVEALEDEQPLRSLGDDELHRSFLKGFGMLTDRPLLAIVNVEEKRAAEPLDPTVEAELSRLFARGMALSASVESDIASMPSEERDEFLEYIGVEESALDRFIRLAYDTLDLISFFTVGPDEVRAWPIRRGTAAKAAAGTIHSDLERGFIRAEVTPWDDLLECGSEAGAKKAGLMRVEGKSYVLVDGEVMHVRFNV from the coding sequence ATGAAGGTAGGACTGACCGGGTTTCCGGGGTCGGGCAAGACCACGGTCTTCAACGCCATGACCGGGCTCGCCGTGCCGGTCGGGTTCGGCGGAGAGGTCCATTTGGGGACGGCGCGGGTGTCGGATCCCCGGATCGCCCGACTCTCGGCCCTGTACAGGCCCAAGAAGACCACCTTCTCCGAGGTGACCTTCTGCGACATCCCCGGAGAACACGGTTCCGAGCGAAACGGCCTCTCGCCTAGGACCCTGCAGCGGCTTCGGGAGCAGGACGCCCTCTGTCTCGTGAGCGGAGATTTCTCCGAAACCGACGAGTCGACCCCGGTCGCCGACCTGACCGCCTTTCACGAAGAATGCCTGCTGGCCGATCTCGATATCGCGTCGCGACGGCTCGAACGCCTGAGAAAAGAGCGGGGCCCACCGCTCGAGGTCGGCACCTTCGAACGCGCCGTCGAGGCCCTTGAAGACGAACAGCCGCTGCGCTCTCTCGGGGACGACGAGCTGCACCGTAGCTTTCTCAAAGGCTTCGGGATGCTCACCGACCGACCGCTGCTCGCGATCGTGAACGTCGAGGAGAAAAGGGCTGCGGAACCGCTCGATCCGACCGTGGAGGCCGAGCTTTCCCGTCTCTTCGCTCGCGGTATGGCGCTCTCGGCCAGCGTGGAATCCGACATCGCCTCGATGCCGAGCGAGGAGCGCGACGAATTCCTCGAATACATCGGCGTCGAGGAGTCCGCCCTCGACCGCTTCATTCGCCTCGCTTACGACACCCTCGATCTGATCTCGTTCTTCACTGTGGGGCCGGACGAGGTCCGGGCATGGCCGATCCGGAGAGGGACCGCTGCCAAAGCCGCCGCCGGAACCATCCACTCGGACCTGGAGCGGGGCTTCATCCGGGCGGAGGTCACTCCGTGGGACGATCTGCTCGAGTGCGGCTCGGAGGCCGGGGCGAAGAAGGCGGGCCTGATGCGGGTCGAAGGCAAGTCCTACGTGCTCGTGGACGGCGAGGTCATGCACGTGCGCTTCAACGTGTGA
- a CDS encoding dicarboxylate/amino acid:cation symporter encodes MEYTAGRPWYLKLHWQVLTAMLLGVGVGLLFEENAGWALGWIGDLFMRLLRMIIHPLVFASIVTGVASIASGRAVGRLFSKTLGYYLLTSFLAASTGLLMVNLLRPGDNANMEEADQANRDLAALDDRGIGEILMEIVPSNFFEGLASGSMLQIIFFSIVFGMAVASLPDAAVKQKLTGFFDALFQTMVKLTGTIIKFIPIAVLALIASMVGETGFDRFEPLARYFVTVLSGLSIHFVITLPLVLWLLGRIKPWVHLANMRNPLVLAFSTSSSAATLPVTMRAVEDRVGVSKKVSSFVLPMGATVNMDGTAVFECVGALFIAQVLGIEIGFGQQVIAVFTALLASIGAAAVPSAGLVIIFIVLEAIGLQGDQVNAIVLTMLAIDRPLDMVRTAVNVYSDSCGAAIIARSEGEEGVDAEIR; translated from the coding sequence ATGGAATACACGGCAGGCAGGCCCTGGTACCTCAAACTCCACTGGCAGGTGCTGACGGCGATGCTCCTGGGGGTGGGCGTCGGCTTGCTCTTCGAGGAGAATGCGGGTTGGGCGCTGGGATGGATCGGCGATCTCTTCATGCGCCTGCTGAGGATGATCATTCACCCGCTCGTCTTCGCCTCCATCGTGACGGGCGTGGCCTCCATCGCCTCCGGGCGGGCCGTGGGCAGACTCTTCTCGAAGACGCTCGGCTACTACCTGCTGACAAGCTTCCTCGCGGCTTCCACCGGTCTCCTCATGGTGAACCTGTTGCGCCCGGGTGACAACGCCAACATGGAGGAGGCGGACCAAGCCAACCGGGACCTCGCGGCCCTCGACGACCGCGGTATCGGCGAGATCCTCATGGAGATCGTCCCCAGCAACTTCTTCGAGGGTCTGGCGAGTGGTTCGATGCTCCAGATCATCTTTTTCTCGATCGTCTTCGGCATGGCTGTCGCCTCCCTGCCCGACGCCGCCGTGAAGCAGAAGCTCACCGGCTTCTTCGACGCCTTGTTCCAAACGATGGTCAAGCTCACCGGGACGATCATCAAGTTCATACCCATCGCGGTTCTGGCTTTGATCGCAAGCATGGTGGGAGAGACCGGCTTCGACCGGTTCGAGCCTCTTGCCAGGTACTTCGTAACGGTATTAAGCGGCCTCAGCATACACTTCGTCATCACCTTGCCGCTCGTCCTCTGGCTGCTGGGCAGGATCAAGCCGTGGGTGCATCTGGCCAACATGCGCAATCCGCTCGTCCTGGCTTTCTCGACGAGCTCTTCGGCGGCGACCCTGCCGGTGACCATGCGCGCGGTCGAGGATCGGGTCGGCGTCTCCAAGAAGGTGTCGTCGTTCGTCCTCCCCATGGGGGCGACGGTCAACATGGACGGTACCGCCGTCTTCGAGTGCGTGGGCGCGCTCTTCATCGCGCAGGTGCTGGGCATCGAGATCGGGTTCGGCCAACAGGTCATCGCGGTGTTCACCGCCCTGCTGGCCTCCATAGGAGCGGCCGCGGTGCCCTCCGCCGGACTGGTGATCATCTTCATCGTTCTGGAAGCGATCGGCCTGCAGGGCGACCAAGTGAACGCGATCGTGCTGACGATGCTCGCCATCGACCGTCCGCTCGACATGGTCCGTACGGCCGTCAACGTCTACAGCGACTCGTGCGGCGCGGCGATCATAGCCCGCTCGGAGGGCGAGGAGGGAGTCGACGCCGAAATCCGCTGA
- a CDS encoding peptidylprolyl isomerase: MSDSTESSGQGNSGRFRRLLLVAAAGWVAGCSDAGGDPPVEVEDPAAAEAARRFLAVAAAEDARPRSGPELDLLLAAAEGGDRSLADSLARQVAVRALGRLEEPDHLEVLTGYLSDADPDLRGHAADAVAQALHRGDGSAALDPLLERVGSRAGGAKEEDARVLGVLARSLGRLSVGTDDKLRVRDVLVGMVRDGSEPVPAAQAKGALLGLEALSRAGVPFDDDALARLGELTLYGLLDEAPEPDAGRVRALAVTILDRLDALDPIRLEPALRDPATSVRIAAARAIRRAGENARNELIRRALMDPAVGVRVAGMRAVASGPKDELACVRLFAGAVQERSRPVRLIALEALAEPCPEPDGQLRVLLGAAAEFGPETRDDWQVPARAFVSLATYAPEHAERLFSAFAEHDNELVRVEAVRAARALSDTSFLRRAALRDPGANVRTAALESLAALGALTPELVVAQLALDDPQLLLVASRLLTGMAQDGEAPGDAMADSVVAAFDRISAEGRETWRDPRVGLLDALEALNAARLSPRLMPYLNDYDPAVAQRAAELLDRWNGSDDHVAAPEPPVRLPLPTVDELRELERSFVVLHMRRGGVIVIRPLPHLAVTNAHRFAKLTRAGYFDGLTFHRAEPNFVIQGGSPGANEYAGDGPYTRDEVGMLPHWRGTVGLSTRGRDTGDAQIFINLTDNVRLNHDYTIFGIVTAGLEVVDEVVAGDVIERAEVVSADRLRPDPRS, encoded by the coding sequence GTGAGCGACTCGACGGAAAGTTCGGGTCAAGGAAATTCGGGTCGGTTCCGCCGGCTGCTCCTTGTCGCCGCCGCCGGGTGGGTCGCGGGCTGTTCCGATGCCGGCGGCGATCCGCCGGTCGAGGTCGAAGATCCGGCGGCGGCCGAGGCGGCTCGGCGCTTCCTGGCGGTGGCTGCGGCCGAAGACGCCCGTCCCCGCTCCGGTCCCGAACTCGACCTTCTCCTCGCTGCGGCGGAGGGCGGCGACCGCTCGCTTGCGGACTCTCTCGCCAGACAGGTCGCGGTGCGCGCGCTTGGCCGGCTGGAGGAACCCGATCACCTGGAGGTCCTGACCGGATACCTGAGCGACGCCGATCCCGACCTGCGCGGACACGCGGCGGACGCGGTCGCCCAAGCTCTGCATCGAGGTGACGGATCGGCGGCCCTGGATCCGCTTCTGGAGCGGGTCGGGTCGCGTGCCGGAGGCGCGAAGGAGGAGGATGCGCGGGTTCTCGGCGTGCTTGCGAGATCGCTCGGGCGCCTCAGTGTCGGTACGGACGATAAGCTGCGCGTCCGGGACGTGCTGGTCGGCATGGTCCGGGACGGGAGCGAGCCGGTTCCCGCAGCCCAAGCGAAGGGCGCCCTTCTCGGGCTCGAGGCGCTCTCCCGAGCGGGGGTGCCGTTCGACGACGACGCCTTGGCGCGGCTGGGCGAGCTGACCCTCTACGGCCTCCTCGACGAGGCTCCCGAGCCGGACGCGGGTCGGGTGCGCGCACTGGCCGTGACTATTCTCGACCGGTTGGACGCGCTCGATCCGATTCGGTTGGAGCCGGCTCTGAGGGATCCGGCCACCTCGGTGCGGATCGCCGCAGCTCGGGCGATCCGGCGAGCGGGAGAGAACGCTCGGAACGAACTCATACGCCGTGCTCTCATGGACCCGGCGGTGGGCGTGCGGGTGGCCGGGATGAGGGCGGTGGCCTCGGGGCCGAAGGACGAGCTGGCCTGCGTCAGACTCTTTGCCGGAGCGGTGCAGGAGAGGAGCCGACCGGTAAGGCTCATAGCCCTGGAGGCCCTCGCGGAACCTTGTCCCGAACCGGACGGACAGCTTCGCGTTCTCCTCGGGGCGGCCGCGGAGTTCGGCCCGGAGACCCGGGACGACTGGCAGGTACCCGCTCGCGCCTTCGTTTCGCTGGCGACCTACGCGCCGGAACACGCCGAACGCCTCTTCTCCGCCTTCGCCGAACATGACAACGAACTCGTACGCGTCGAAGCCGTGCGGGCGGCCCGAGCGCTCTCGGACACGAGCTTCCTCAGGCGAGCCGCGCTTCGGGATCCCGGAGCGAACGTCCGCACGGCCGCTCTCGAGTCCCTGGCCGCTCTCGGCGCCCTCACGCCCGAGCTCGTCGTCGCCCAGCTCGCGCTCGACGACCCGCAGCTCCTCCTGGTCGCCAGTCGCCTTCTGACGGGGATGGCGCAGGATGGCGAAGCTCCGGGAGACGCCATGGCCGACAGCGTCGTCGCCGCGTTCGACCGGATCTCGGCGGAGGGTCGGGAAACCTGGCGCGACCCTCGCGTGGGACTGCTCGACGCCCTGGAGGCTCTGAACGCCGCCCGGCTCTCACCCCGGTTGATGCCCTACCTGAACGACTACGATCCTGCGGTCGCCCAGCGCGCGGCGGAGCTGCTCGACCGCTGGAACGGTTCGGACGATCACGTCGCGGCCCCGGAGCCGCCGGTGCGACTGCCCCTACCCACCGTCGACGAGCTCAGGGAGCTCGAACGGTCTTTCGTGGTCCTGCACATGCGCAGGGGAGGCGTGATCGTGATCCGGCCGCTGCCTCATCTCGCCGTAACGAACGCGCATCGTTTTGCAAAATTGACGCGAGCTGGGTATTTTGACGGCCTGACCTTCCATCGGGCCGAGCCCAACTTCGTCATCCAGGGCGGATCGCCCGGGGCCAACGAGTACGCCGGAGACGGCCCCTACACGCGGGACGAGGTCGGCATGCTCCCCCACTGGCGCGGTACGGTCGGGCTCTCGACCCGAGGTCGGGACACCGGCGACGCCCAGATCTTCATCAATCTCACGGACAACGTTCGCCTGAACCACGACTACACCATCTTCGGCATCGTGACGGCCGGACTGGAGGTGGTCGACGAGGTGGTGGCGGGCGACGTTATCGAACGGGCGGAGGTGGTCTCGGCGGACCGCCTGCGGCCCGACCCAAGAAGCTAA
- a CDS encoding aminotransferase class I/II-fold pyridoxal phosphate-dependent enzyme, which translates to MSRPHQVSSATRNASESSRGRNAASVEEAAPISASAVAPPVDRDEPSKPRVPPSAPAAPAAMDYDYTNFYSGSSDDPFALLAPFDDWWAEAEPAGYYLFELPIGTAPSTRVSVRDTLTGEVRRELVNFASYNYLGLSYRREVVDAIKDAAEKFGGGASGSPVLSGNTELHEALRRGIADFKGTEDSLIFPTGFSANVGAIAGLMRLGDYVVADQYAHASIVDGMILSKAHARFFRHNRVDDLEAKLKRTKGKKLVTVEGVYSMDGDVAPLPEIIEVCRKYGARLLVDEAHSAFLYGENGKGVVETFGVEDEVDIHVGTFSKSLGGQGGYVAGDRRLCNYLRGFSRPRTFSCALSPVVVAGLLKALELVRDEPELRKKLWDNVDYMRGLLAEAKVPVGESTSQVIPIMVRDDARTFSMGEEIFRRGVYINPVRYPAVGKHKSRFRMSISAAHSREELKEGADVIIDVLRKYGICP; encoded by the coding sequence ATGTCCAGACCACACCAAGTTTCGTCGGCAACCCGAAACGCCTCGGAGAGCTCGCGGGGCCGCAACGCCGCCTCGGTCGAGGAGGCCGCCCCGATCTCCGCCTCCGCGGTAGCGCCGCCGGTCGACCGAGACGAACCTTCGAAACCGCGCGTGCCTCCTTCCGCACCGGCCGCGCCGGCCGCGATGGACTACGACTACACGAACTTCTATTCGGGTTCCAGCGACGATCCTTTCGCCTTGCTCGCGCCCTTCGACGACTGGTGGGCCGAAGCCGAACCCGCCGGCTACTACCTTTTCGAGCTGCCGATCGGAACCGCGCCCAGCACCAGAGTCTCGGTGCGGGACACGCTGACCGGCGAAGTGAGACGCGAGCTCGTCAACTTCGCATCCTACAACTACCTGGGGCTCTCCTACCGACGCGAGGTCGTCGACGCCATCAAGGATGCCGCCGAGAAGTTCGGCGGGGGCGCTTCCGGCTCCCCGGTGCTGAGCGGCAACACCGAGCTGCACGAGGCGCTTCGCCGCGGGATCGCCGACTTCAAGGGAACCGAGGACTCGCTCATCTTCCCGACGGGCTTCAGCGCCAACGTGGGCGCCATCGCCGGTCTCATGCGGCTGGGCGACTACGTGGTGGCGGACCAGTACGCCCATGCGAGCATCGTCGACGGCATGATCCTGTCGAAGGCGCATGCCCGCTTCTTCCGCCACAACCGGGTCGACGACCTCGAAGCCAAGCTGAAACGCACTAAGGGCAAGAAGCTCGTCACGGTCGAGGGCGTCTACTCCATGGACGGCGACGTCGCGCCTCTCCCGGAGATCATCGAGGTCTGCCGCAAGTACGGGGCGCGTCTGCTCGTCGACGAGGCGCACTCCGCCTTCCTTTACGGCGAAAACGGCAAAGGGGTGGTCGAGACCTTCGGCGTCGAGGACGAGGTCGACATCCATGTCGGCACCTTTTCCAAGAGCCTCGGCGGCCAGGGAGGCTACGTCGCGGGCGACCGCCGCCTCTGCAACTACCTCCGCGGTTTCTCGCGCCCGCGCACCTTCTCCTGCGCGCTCTCTCCCGTTGTGGTCGCCGGATTGCTCAAGGCCCTGGAGCTCGTGCGCGACGAGCCCGAGCTGCGCAAGAAGCTCTGGGACAACGTGGACTACATGCGCGGACTCCTGGCGGAGGCCAAGGTGCCGGTCGGGGAGTCCACCTCCCAGGTGATCCCGATCATGGTGCGGGACGACGCCCGGACCTTCAGCATGGGCGAGGAGATCTTCCGGCGGGGCGTTTACATCAACCCAGTTCGCTACCCGGCCGTGGGCAAGCACAAGTCCCGCTTCCGCATGTCGATCTCCGCGGCGCATTCGCGGGAGGAGCTGAAGGAGGGAGCCGACGTGATCATCGATGTTCTTCGTAAATACGGCATATGCCCCTAG